One genomic segment of Elgaria multicarinata webbii isolate HBS135686 ecotype San Diego chromosome 21, rElgMul1.1.pri, whole genome shotgun sequence includes these proteins:
- the LOC134412031 gene encoding pre-mRNA-processing factor 39-like isoform X1, which produces MAAEGPEAPASPGRGGAEGGEGLPGAEAAGPDQEVLPKQASNGAPKPEEAAPAQGCNGVNVEANTPALRPEPAKEEVLQPPAPDVVTHVALSLPAEDLSIMYPLEFERYWRAAQENPLDFTAWTDLLQYVEQENHIYAARKAFDSFFMRYPYCYGYWKKYADMERRFDFIKETEDVFQRGLQSIPLSMDLWIHYISFLQNTLDMNLPDSAQKICGTFESAVAAAGVDFRSDKLWEMYVEWQREQGDLKAITAIYDRVLSTPTQLYSHHWEKFKEHMASHHPRDTLSTEELVWLQSKMVSETVAKTTEMEAEEAPPGEDVPLKMEAQQEAGDGSHVLLTALGFQGPLDQDKIRELALSIRQQMFAQNEAEVSKRWNFEEGIKRPYFHVKPLERAQLRNWRDYLDFEMANSPHERAIVLFERCVIACALYEEFWIKYTRYLENHSIAGARSVFQRACCYHLPRKPNIHLLWAAFEEKQGEVEEARRILKTFEDCVPGLAMVRLRRVSLERRLGNMELAETLLMEAIRDNEGMPVSSFYSVKLARQVLKVQKNLIKARKILLEALEKDPDNAKLYANLLEMEFSADVRQNEGNTMSSFDRALTSGLPLETKIIFSQRRVEFLEDFGSSINSLLTSYDEHQKLLNQQVMRKRLLENGSADEADEKRMRLEDAAAGGGNLAVATTGITPLMAADVTNSASGTYNYNTWYQNYSNYGYQNAWNYNQYYQQT; this is translated from the exons GCCCTGACCAAGAGGTGCTCCCTAAGCAAGCCAGCAATGGCGCTCCAAAGCCAGAGGAAGCAGCACCAGCCCAAGGGTGCAACGGAGTCAACGTAGAAGCCAATACGCCGGCCTTGCGGCCCGAGCCTGCCAAGGAGGAGGTCCTGCAGCCCCCCGCTCCCGACGTGGTGACTCACGTGGCGCTCAGTCTGCCCGCAGAGGACCTCTCCATCATGTACCCGCTGGAGTTTGAGCGGTACTGGAGGGCGGCTCAGGAGAACCCCCTCGACTTCACGGCGTGGACCGACCTGCTGCAGTACGTGGAACAAGag AATCACATCTATGCAGCCCGCAAAGCCTTTGACAGCTTCTTCATGCGGTACCCTTACTGCTACGGCTACTGGAAGAAGTACGCGGACATGGAGCGTCGCTTCGACTTCATCAAGGAGACGGAGGAT gtTTTCCAGCGAGGCCTGCAGTCTATCCCGCTGAGCATGGACCTTTGGATCCACTACATCTCCTTCCTGCAGAACACTTTGGATATGAACCTTCCAGACTCCGCTCAGAAGATCTGCGG CACCTTTGAGTCGGCTGTGGCTGCGGCAGGAGTGGATTTCCGTTCGGACAAACTCTGGGAGATGTACGTGGAGTGGCAGAGGGAGCAGGGCGACCTGAAAGCCATCACCGCCATTTACGACAGAGTGCTCAGCACACCGACCCAGCTGTACAGCCACCACTGGGAGAA GTTCAAGGAGCACATGGCCAGCCACCACCCCAGAGATACTCTCTCCACGGAGGAGCTGGTGTGGCTGCAGTCGAAGATGGTCTCTGAGACAGTGGCCAAGACCACTGAAATGGAGGCAGAGGAGGCTCCGCCTGGGGAGGATGTGCCACTGAAGATGGAGGCCCAGCAGGAAGCTGGAGACGGGAGCCACGTGTTG CTCACCGCTCTCGGTTTTCAGGGACCCTTGGACCAGGACAAGATCCGGGAGCTGGCACTTTCGATCCGCCAACAGATGTTCGCCCAGAACGAGGCAGAAGTCAGCAAGCGCTGGAATTTCGAGGAAGGG ATCAAGCGGCCCTACTTCCACGTGAAACCGCTGGAGCGGGCCCAGCTGCGCAACTGGAGGGACTACCTGGACTTCGAGATGGCCAACTCCCCGCACGAGCGCGCCATCGTGCTCTTTGAGCGCTGCGTCATCGCCTGCGCCCTCTACGAGGAGTTCTGGATCAAG TACACAAGATACCTGGAGAACCACAGCATAGCAGGGGCCAGGAGTGTCTTCCAGCGAGCATGCTGCTACCACCTCCCTCGCAAGCCCAACATCCACCTCCTCTGGGCAGCATTTGAGGAGAAACAAG GAGAGGTGGAGGAAGCCCGGCGCATCTTGAAAACGTTTGAGGACTGTGTGCCCGGCCTGGCCATGGTGCGTTTGCGGCGGGTGAGCCTGGAGCGCCGGCTGGGAAACATGGAGTTGGCCGAGACGCTCCTGATGGAAGCCATCCGGGACAACGAGGGCATGCCCGTCTCTTCGTTCTATTCCGTCAAGCTGGCCCGGCAGGTTTTGAAAGTGCAGAAGAACTTGATCAAAGCCCGGAAAATCCTCTTGGAGGCGTTGGAGAAGGATCCG GACAACGCTAAGCTCTACGCCAACCTCTTGGAGATGGAGTTCAGTGCTGATGTCCGGCAAAACGAGGGCAACACCATGAGTAGCTTTGACCGAGCCCTGACCAGCGGCCTCCCCCTGGAGACCAAGATTATCTTCTCCCAGCGCAGAGTAGAGTTCCTTGAGGACTTTGGGTCGAGCATAAACAG CTTACTGACATCGTACGACGAGCACCAGAAACTCCTGAACCAGCAAGTGATGAGGAAGAGGCTCCTGGAAAACGG CAGTGCCGATGAAGCGGATGAAAAGAGAATGCGCCTGGAGGACGCCGCTGCTGGAGGCGGCAACCTTGCGGTGGCAACAACAGGCATCACGCCCTTGATGGCGGCAGATGTGACCAACAGCGCGAGCGGAACTTATAACTACAACACTTGGTACCAG AACTATAGCAACTATGGGTACCAGAATGCCTGGAACTACAATCAATATTACCAACAGACCTGA
- the MRPL49 gene encoding large ribosomal subunit protein mL49: MAAFGLVRAGMRKELLFLLRGGGGGRRRLPQMGTAQMSQVSGEANSADLKYPGIIESTEEYKFVERLIPPTQVPVPPKHGKYPTPSGWRPPQDPPPDVPYFVRRSRMHNIPVYTDITHGNRKMTVIRKIEGDIWALETEVKEFLTELSGKTPSTQVNEVACSIRIKGYFDQELKTWLVDKGF, encoded by the exons ATGGCGGCTTTCGGCTTGGTTAGAGCCGGGATGAGGAAGGAGCTGCTGTTCTTgctgcggggaggaggaggaggacgaaggCGGCTGCCGCAGATGGGGACGGCCCAGATG AGCCAAGTCTCAGGAGAAGCCAATTCTGCAGACTTGAAATATCCAGGGATTATTGAGTCTACTGAGGAATATAAATTTGTGGAGAGACTCATACCTCCCACTCAAGTACCAGTACCTCCGAAACATGGCAAATATCCTACCCCTTCTGGATGGAGGCCGCCACAAG ATCCACCTCCTGACGTTCCTTATTTCGTTCGGCGTTCACGCATGCACAACATCCCAGTGTACACAGATATCACGCATGGTAATCGGAAGATGACAGTCATCAGAAAGATTGAAGGTGACATCTGG GCACTTGAGACTGAAGTGAAGGAATTCCTCACTGAGCTGTCTGGAAAGACACCAAGCACCCAAGTTAATGAAGTTGCTTGCAGTATTCGTATCAAGGGCTATTTTGACCAGGAATTAAAGACGTGGCTGGTTGATAAAGGCTTTTAA
- the LOC134412031 gene encoding pre-mRNA-processing factor 39-like isoform X2, with amino-acid sequence MAAEGPEAPASPGRGGAEGGEGLPGAEAAGPDQEVLPKQASNGAPKPEEAAPAQGCNGVNVEANTPALRPEPAKEEVLQPPAPDVVTHVALSLPAEDLSIMYPLEFERYWRAAQENPLDFTAWTDLLQYVEQENHIYAARKAFDSFFMRYPYCYGYWKKYADMERRFDFIKETEDVFQRGLQSIPLSMDLWIHYISFLQNTLDMNLPDSAQKICGTFESAVAAAGVDFRSDKLWEMYVEWQREQGDLKAITAIYDRVLSTPTQLYSHHWEKFKEHMASHHPRDTLSTEELVWLQSKMVSETVAKTTEMEAEEAPPGEDVPLKMEAQQEAGDGSHVLLTALGFQGPLDQDKIRELALSIRQQMFAQNEAEVSKRWNFEEGIKRPYFHVKPLERAQLRNWRDYLDFEMANSPHERAIVLFERCVIACALYEEFWIKYTRYLENHSIAGARSVFQRACCYHLPRKPNIHLLWAAFEEKQGEVEEARRILKTFEDCVPGLAMVRLRRVSLERRLGNMELAETLLMEAIRDNEGMPVSSFYSVKLARQVLKVQKNLIKARKILLEALEKDPDNAKLYANLLEMEFSADVRQNEGNTMSSFDRALTSGLPLETKIIFSQRRVEFLEDFGSSINSLLTSYDEHQKLLNQQVMRKRLLENGADEADEKRMRLEDAAAGGGNLAVATTGITPLMAADVTNSASGTYNYNTWYQNYSNYGYQNAWNYNQYYQQT; translated from the exons GCCCTGACCAAGAGGTGCTCCCTAAGCAAGCCAGCAATGGCGCTCCAAAGCCAGAGGAAGCAGCACCAGCCCAAGGGTGCAACGGAGTCAACGTAGAAGCCAATACGCCGGCCTTGCGGCCCGAGCCTGCCAAGGAGGAGGTCCTGCAGCCCCCCGCTCCCGACGTGGTGACTCACGTGGCGCTCAGTCTGCCCGCAGAGGACCTCTCCATCATGTACCCGCTGGAGTTTGAGCGGTACTGGAGGGCGGCTCAGGAGAACCCCCTCGACTTCACGGCGTGGACCGACCTGCTGCAGTACGTGGAACAAGag AATCACATCTATGCAGCCCGCAAAGCCTTTGACAGCTTCTTCATGCGGTACCCTTACTGCTACGGCTACTGGAAGAAGTACGCGGACATGGAGCGTCGCTTCGACTTCATCAAGGAGACGGAGGAT gtTTTCCAGCGAGGCCTGCAGTCTATCCCGCTGAGCATGGACCTTTGGATCCACTACATCTCCTTCCTGCAGAACACTTTGGATATGAACCTTCCAGACTCCGCTCAGAAGATCTGCGG CACCTTTGAGTCGGCTGTGGCTGCGGCAGGAGTGGATTTCCGTTCGGACAAACTCTGGGAGATGTACGTGGAGTGGCAGAGGGAGCAGGGCGACCTGAAAGCCATCACCGCCATTTACGACAGAGTGCTCAGCACACCGACCCAGCTGTACAGCCACCACTGGGAGAA GTTCAAGGAGCACATGGCCAGCCACCACCCCAGAGATACTCTCTCCACGGAGGAGCTGGTGTGGCTGCAGTCGAAGATGGTCTCTGAGACAGTGGCCAAGACCACTGAAATGGAGGCAGAGGAGGCTCCGCCTGGGGAGGATGTGCCACTGAAGATGGAGGCCCAGCAGGAAGCTGGAGACGGGAGCCACGTGTTG CTCACCGCTCTCGGTTTTCAGGGACCCTTGGACCAGGACAAGATCCGGGAGCTGGCACTTTCGATCCGCCAACAGATGTTCGCCCAGAACGAGGCAGAAGTCAGCAAGCGCTGGAATTTCGAGGAAGGG ATCAAGCGGCCCTACTTCCACGTGAAACCGCTGGAGCGGGCCCAGCTGCGCAACTGGAGGGACTACCTGGACTTCGAGATGGCCAACTCCCCGCACGAGCGCGCCATCGTGCTCTTTGAGCGCTGCGTCATCGCCTGCGCCCTCTACGAGGAGTTCTGGATCAAG TACACAAGATACCTGGAGAACCACAGCATAGCAGGGGCCAGGAGTGTCTTCCAGCGAGCATGCTGCTACCACCTCCCTCGCAAGCCCAACATCCACCTCCTCTGGGCAGCATTTGAGGAGAAACAAG GAGAGGTGGAGGAAGCCCGGCGCATCTTGAAAACGTTTGAGGACTGTGTGCCCGGCCTGGCCATGGTGCGTTTGCGGCGGGTGAGCCTGGAGCGCCGGCTGGGAAACATGGAGTTGGCCGAGACGCTCCTGATGGAAGCCATCCGGGACAACGAGGGCATGCCCGTCTCTTCGTTCTATTCCGTCAAGCTGGCCCGGCAGGTTTTGAAAGTGCAGAAGAACTTGATCAAAGCCCGGAAAATCCTCTTGGAGGCGTTGGAGAAGGATCCG GACAACGCTAAGCTCTACGCCAACCTCTTGGAGATGGAGTTCAGTGCTGATGTCCGGCAAAACGAGGGCAACACCATGAGTAGCTTTGACCGAGCCCTGACCAGCGGCCTCCCCCTGGAGACCAAGATTATCTTCTCCCAGCGCAGAGTAGAGTTCCTTGAGGACTTTGGGTCGAGCATAAACAG CTTACTGACATCGTACGACGAGCACCAGAAACTCCTGAACCAGCAAGTGATGAGGAAGAGGCTCCTGGAAAACGG TGCCGATGAAGCGGATGAAAAGAGAATGCGCCTGGAGGACGCCGCTGCTGGAGGCGGCAACCTTGCGGTGGCAACAACAGGCATCACGCCCTTGATGGCGGCAGATGTGACCAACAGCGCGAGCGGAACTTATAACTACAACACTTGGTACCAG AACTATAGCAACTATGGGTACCAGAATGCCTGGAACTACAATCAATATTACCAACAGACCTGA
- the LOC134412031 gene encoding pre-mRNA-processing factor 39-like isoform X3, translated as MAAEGPEAPASPGRGGAEGGEGLPGAEAAGPDQEVLPKQASNGAPKPEEAAPAQGCNGVNVEANTPALRPEPAKEEVLQPPAPDVVTHVALSLPAEDLSIMYPLEFERYWRAAQENPLDFTAWTDLLQYVEQENHIYAARKAFDSFFMRYPYCYGYWKKYADMERRFDFIKETEDVFQRGLQSIPLSMDLWIHYISFLQNTLDMNLPDSAQKICGTFESAVAAAGVDFRSDKLWEMYVEWQREQGDLKAITAIYDRVLSTPTQLYSHHWEKFKEHMASHHPRDTLSTEELVWLQSKMVSETVAKTTEMEAEEAPPGEDVPLKMEAQQEAGDGSHVLGPLDQDKIRELALSIRQQMFAQNEAEVSKRWNFEEGIKRPYFHVKPLERAQLRNWRDYLDFEMANSPHERAIVLFERCVIACALYEEFWIKYTRYLENHSIAGARSVFQRACCYHLPRKPNIHLLWAAFEEKQGEVEEARRILKTFEDCVPGLAMVRLRRVSLERRLGNMELAETLLMEAIRDNEGMPVSSFYSVKLARQVLKVQKNLIKARKILLEALEKDPDNAKLYANLLEMEFSADVRQNEGNTMSSFDRALTSGLPLETKIIFSQRRVEFLEDFGSSINSLLTSYDEHQKLLNQQVMRKRLLENGSADEADEKRMRLEDAAAGGGNLAVATTGITPLMAADVTNSASGTYNYNTWYQNYSNYGYQNAWNYNQYYQQT; from the exons GCCCTGACCAAGAGGTGCTCCCTAAGCAAGCCAGCAATGGCGCTCCAAAGCCAGAGGAAGCAGCACCAGCCCAAGGGTGCAACGGAGTCAACGTAGAAGCCAATACGCCGGCCTTGCGGCCCGAGCCTGCCAAGGAGGAGGTCCTGCAGCCCCCCGCTCCCGACGTGGTGACTCACGTGGCGCTCAGTCTGCCCGCAGAGGACCTCTCCATCATGTACCCGCTGGAGTTTGAGCGGTACTGGAGGGCGGCTCAGGAGAACCCCCTCGACTTCACGGCGTGGACCGACCTGCTGCAGTACGTGGAACAAGag AATCACATCTATGCAGCCCGCAAAGCCTTTGACAGCTTCTTCATGCGGTACCCTTACTGCTACGGCTACTGGAAGAAGTACGCGGACATGGAGCGTCGCTTCGACTTCATCAAGGAGACGGAGGAT gtTTTCCAGCGAGGCCTGCAGTCTATCCCGCTGAGCATGGACCTTTGGATCCACTACATCTCCTTCCTGCAGAACACTTTGGATATGAACCTTCCAGACTCCGCTCAGAAGATCTGCGG CACCTTTGAGTCGGCTGTGGCTGCGGCAGGAGTGGATTTCCGTTCGGACAAACTCTGGGAGATGTACGTGGAGTGGCAGAGGGAGCAGGGCGACCTGAAAGCCATCACCGCCATTTACGACAGAGTGCTCAGCACACCGACCCAGCTGTACAGCCACCACTGGGAGAA GTTCAAGGAGCACATGGCCAGCCACCACCCCAGAGATACTCTCTCCACGGAGGAGCTGGTGTGGCTGCAGTCGAAGATGGTCTCTGAGACAGTGGCCAAGACCACTGAAATGGAGGCAGAGGAGGCTCCGCCTGGGGAGGATGTGCCACTGAAGATGGAGGCCCAGCAGGAAGCTGGAGACGGGAGCCACGTGTTG GGACCCTTGGACCAGGACAAGATCCGGGAGCTGGCACTTTCGATCCGCCAACAGATGTTCGCCCAGAACGAGGCAGAAGTCAGCAAGCGCTGGAATTTCGAGGAAGGG ATCAAGCGGCCCTACTTCCACGTGAAACCGCTGGAGCGGGCCCAGCTGCGCAACTGGAGGGACTACCTGGACTTCGAGATGGCCAACTCCCCGCACGAGCGCGCCATCGTGCTCTTTGAGCGCTGCGTCATCGCCTGCGCCCTCTACGAGGAGTTCTGGATCAAG TACACAAGATACCTGGAGAACCACAGCATAGCAGGGGCCAGGAGTGTCTTCCAGCGAGCATGCTGCTACCACCTCCCTCGCAAGCCCAACATCCACCTCCTCTGGGCAGCATTTGAGGAGAAACAAG GAGAGGTGGAGGAAGCCCGGCGCATCTTGAAAACGTTTGAGGACTGTGTGCCCGGCCTGGCCATGGTGCGTTTGCGGCGGGTGAGCCTGGAGCGCCGGCTGGGAAACATGGAGTTGGCCGAGACGCTCCTGATGGAAGCCATCCGGGACAACGAGGGCATGCCCGTCTCTTCGTTCTATTCCGTCAAGCTGGCCCGGCAGGTTTTGAAAGTGCAGAAGAACTTGATCAAAGCCCGGAAAATCCTCTTGGAGGCGTTGGAGAAGGATCCG GACAACGCTAAGCTCTACGCCAACCTCTTGGAGATGGAGTTCAGTGCTGATGTCCGGCAAAACGAGGGCAACACCATGAGTAGCTTTGACCGAGCCCTGACCAGCGGCCTCCCCCTGGAGACCAAGATTATCTTCTCCCAGCGCAGAGTAGAGTTCCTTGAGGACTTTGGGTCGAGCATAAACAG CTTACTGACATCGTACGACGAGCACCAGAAACTCCTGAACCAGCAAGTGATGAGGAAGAGGCTCCTGGAAAACGG CAGTGCCGATGAAGCGGATGAAAAGAGAATGCGCCTGGAGGACGCCGCTGCTGGAGGCGGCAACCTTGCGGTGGCAACAACAGGCATCACGCCCTTGATGGCGGCAGATGTGACCAACAGCGCGAGCGGAACTTATAACTACAACACTTGGTACCAG AACTATAGCAACTATGGGTACCAGAATGCCTGGAACTACAATCAATATTACCAACAGACCTGA
- the FAU gene encoding ubiquitin-like FUBI-ribosomal protein eS30 fusion protein gives MQLFIRAQNLHTLEVSGQETVAHLKACIESLEGITPEDQVVLLGGTPLEDGAIIGQCGISDLTTLEVAARMLGGKVHGSLARAGKVRGQTPKVAKQEKKKKKTGRAKRRMQYNRRFVNIVPGFGKKKGPNANS, from the exons ATGCAGCTCTTCATTCGTGCTCAGAATCTACACACCCTTGAGGTGTCCGGGCAAGAAACAGTTGCTCACCTTAAG GCCTGCATAGAGTCCTTGGAAGGCATCACGCCTGAGGACCAGGTGGTTCTCTTAGGCGGGACTCCCCTGGAAGATGGTGCCATCATTGGGCAGTGCGGCATCAGCGACCTCACAACGCTGGAGGTTGCTGCACGCATGCTGGGTG GTAAGGTCCATGGCTCCCTGGCTCGTGCCGGCAAAGTGAGAGGCCAGACCCCAAAG gttgctaagcaagagaagaagaagaagaagaccggCCGGGCCAAGAGGCGCATGCAGTACAACCGCCGCTTCGTCAACATTGTGCCCGGCTTTGGCAAGAAGAAGGGGCCCAATGCCAACTCCTAG